GCCAACACCCCTGTGGAGATCTTCGAGAGCGACACTCCTTTGCTGGTGGAAGCCAGAGAACTTCTCCCCGATTCTGGAGGACCGGGGAAGACCAGGGGAGGGCTGGGAAGGCGCTTTGTGGTCAGGGTGCCTGATACTGAGGACGGGCCCGAAGGCCAGGTGACCATAGCGGTGCAGGCAGGTCGCTTCCGCTATCCCCCTGAGGGCCTCTTCGGGGGAAAACCCGGGGCATGCGCCCGATTCTTGATCAATGGTAAGCCAGGAGATCCCAGCGGACTTACCCGTTGCCAAGCCGGAGATGTCATAGAGTTCCAAAGCGCCGGGGGAGGAGGATTCGGGGACCCTCTGGAGCGGGATCCAGAAGCTGTGCTCAGGGATGTCCAGATGGGGTACGTCACCGTGGAGGGGGCCAGGAGGGATTACGCAGTGATCATTGATCCCAAAAGCTTGAAGCTGGATCTGGAAGGGACCAAAGAGCTCAGAAATCAGCTCAAGGGCCCGGCCACCCACTGAAACCCAGCCAGGCTGGAGCACATTTCCCCCAAATTGTTTTGAGGCCAAGAAAGGAGTCTTCTGGAAAATGATCCTTGTGGACAAGCAGAAATGCAAGCAGGACAAGATATGTGTGGCTGAGTGCCCCATGGGCATAATCAGAATGGAGCAAGCACAGGAAGGTTACCCCGCCATGGTTCCAGGAGGAGAGAAGGTTTGTCTTGTATGCGGCCACTGCGTGGCCGTGTGCCCCCATGGGGCCATGACCCATGAACTGGTTCCCCTGGAGGAGTGCCCCCCTTGGAGGCAGCAACTGGCTCTTGATCTGGACAGGGCCATTCAGTTCCTTCGCTCCAGGAGGTCCGTGAGAGTTTTCAAGGATAAGGAAGTGGAAAAGCAGAAAATAGAAAAACTCCTGGAAATTGCAGCCCACGCTCCCACGGGTGGAAACACCCAGAGCGTCCAGTGGACGGTTTTCACTGACAGAGAAAAGATCAGAGAGCTGGCCTCCATCACAGTGGATTGGATTCGAAAGCTGGTGGAAGGAGGGCCCAAGCCAGGTGTCCCCGCTTACATGCCCCTCATAGTGGCCGGATGGGATGCGGGCAAAGACACGGTGCTGCGTGGGGCACCTGTGGTTCTAATAGCATCCTGTCCTCAGGAGAATCCCAATGGAATGGTGGATCTTACTTTGGCGCTTTCTTACCTGGAGCTGGCGGCTCTCCCCATGGGGCTTGGCACATGCTGGGCCGGTCTAATGCAAAGGGCTCTCATGTTTTGGGAACCCCTCAAGGAGGCTGTGGCTCTGCCCAAAGGCCACACCAATCACTATCCCATGATGCTGGGCTATCCCAAGTTCAGGTACCACAGGCTTCCCAAGAGAAAGCCTCCTGTGGTCAACTGGAGATGAGAACTGATCTCAGTTGGATTTGAAAGGCTCGATTGGCTCCTCTTCACCCCAGCCCCCTCCCAGGGCCTTGTAAAGAGCCACAAGCTGCACGCAGCTATTACGAACACTCTGGATGAGCTCATCCTCGGAGCCGTAAAGAGCCCTTTGGGCCTGAAGCACGTTTAGAAAATCCGTCTGGCCTTCTACATAGAGTTTCAGGGCCAGATCAACTGCCTTGCGATTGGCTTCCACCGCTTCTTCAATGGCCCTCCTGTGTTCCTGCTCCCTGGCTGCTGCCACCAGAGCATCCTCCACCTCCTTGAGGGCCTGAAGCACCGTCTGTCTGTAGGAAATTAGAGTCTGCTCCTGGATGGCTTCCCTTTGCGCTATTTCTGCCCTGACCCGGCCTGTCTCCAACAGCCTCCAGCTCAGCCCAGGACCGAAGGACCAGATCCGGTTCACCCAGCTGAACCAGTTGGCAGCATCGCTTGCCTGGAAACTCACAGAGCCTGTGATGGTGAACTTGGGGAAAAGCTCTGCCACAGCCACCCCCACCCTGGCCGTGGCCGCATGGAGCTCTGCCTCTGCCCTGCGGATGTCAGGCCTTCGCCTGAGCAACTCCGAAGGCACCCCCAGGGGTGCCTGTGGGGGATCTTGGGGTAATCCCCCGGGTTGGGAAAGCTCTTCCAAGAGGGCTCCAGGTTCCTGGCCCAGAAGGAGGCTCAGAGCATAGATCCTCTGTCTCTCTGAGGCCTTGAGCACCGGGATCTGAGCTTCTGTGGTTGCTGCCTGGGCCCTGGCATTGGCCACATCCAGGGCCCCTGCAAAACCAGCCTCGAACCTCTTTTTGGTGATCTGCGCTGTATGCAACTGGGCCTCCAGGTTCTTGGCAGCCACCGTGATCCTCTCCTGAACAGCCCTAAGCTCCCAATACTGCCTGGCCACCTCTGCTGCCAGGCTCACCAGCACATCCCGCCTGTTCTCGATGGCAACCTGGACCTCTGCTCCTGCGGCCTCCAGTCCCCGACGGATCCCTCCAAAGAGGTCCAGTTCCCAGGCTGCATCAAAGCCCGCTTCATAGTGATCTGAGATCAGCCCCTCTGTTCGGCCCCCTCCCCCCGGTCCTGTAGGCACGGTCACAGGAGTGCGGGTTCTCCTGAAATCAACGGAGCCTGCCACCTTGGGCCCAAGGGAACCTGCGGCCGCTGCCCTGAGGGCCCTGGCCTGAGCTATGCGCGTCTCGGCCACCTTCAGATCCAGGTTTGATTCCACGGCCCGCTCCACAAGGGAACTCAGCAGTGGATCCTGGAAGATTTCCCACCAGCGGGCCAGCTCTTTCTGGCCCTTTTCCCATGAGGCAGCACCAATAGCCAGGGGGGATGCCTCAATCCACCCCTGGGGAAGGCTCATTTCTGGTTTCTTGAAATCAGGACCCACAGCACATCCCTGAATCAGCCAGGAAAAGACCGTTGCCGCTACAATGATCCGTAGAGCCCCAAGCACCCCTCGGGGCCTTCGGGCACATCTCATGAGCTCAATGGCCATGTCACCCTCACTCGTACCTCAGGGCCTCTATGGGATCCAACCTGGATGCCTTCCAGGCCGGATAGAACCCAAACACAATGCCCACGCTGGCAGAGACCGCCACAGCAGCCGCCACGGCCTCTGGAGAAGACTCCACGGGCCAGCGAAGCGTAAGCCACACCAGATAAGAGCCTCCCTGTCCGGCCAGTATGCCGAGGGCTCCGCCCGCCAGACACAACACCACTGCCTCTACCAGAAACTGCTGCAGCACATCCCTGGCCCTTGCCCCCACTGCCATGCGAAGCCCTATCTCACGGGTTCGCTCGGTCACCGAGACCAGCATTATGTTCATGATCCCCACCCCGCCAACCACAAGCGATATCATGGCCACCCAAAGCAACAGATTGGTCATCAGGGATGTGGTAGAGGCAAAGGTGCGGGTCACCTCGGTCATGTCCCTGATGTTGAAATCATCCGGCTCCCCTGGCCTTATCCTGTGCCTTTCCCTGAGCAACGCCTGCACCTGTTCTATGGCAGAGGGGATCTCCTCTGCGCTTTTGGCAGCCACCAGTATCTGATCTATGTTGGCGAAGCGCACTGGCATGGGCTGGGCCGCGGCCTGAGCCTCGGACCTTTCCGGATACAGCTGCACGCCCGAAGATGGATAGAGCCTGCTCATGGTGCTGCCCGTGGTACTGCTGGTGCTCTGGTTGGCGCTCTGGAGGCTGGATCCTGTGACCCTGTACTTGATGGTAGTCCATGGAGCAAGAAGGATGTCGTCTTGGTCCATGCCCATCATGTTGGCCCCCTTGGAACTCAACACTCCAACCACTCTGAAGGATACGTTCTTTACCCTGATCTCCTTGCCCACGGGCGACTCTCCTCCGAAGAGTTCCCTCACCAAGGTTTGGCCCAAAAGACAGACCTTGGATCCATTGAGCACATCCCTTTCGGTGAAGGGCTCTCCTTCTGCCAGCTCTGTCCACTCGCGCACATCCAGAAAGGCTGGGGTTGTACCATACATCACTGCCGGCACCCAGTTGCGGTTTCCGTAAACCACCTGGGTTCGTGCCCTCACCACAGGGGCCACGTTCCTCACTGCTGGGCAATCCCTGAGTATGGCCTCTGCATCCTCAGCAGTAAGGGTCACCACGCTCCCAGCCCCGAAGCTCACCCCTCCGCTGGCTGCAGTGCCCGGAAAGATCAACAAGACATTGGCACCCATGCTGGCTATGGTCCTCTTGATGGCCGATGAGGAGCCGACTCCTATCTCCATCATGGCTATCACAGCCCCCACGCCTATGACTATGCCCA
The sequence above is drawn from the bacterium genome and encodes:
- a CDS encoding efflux transporter outer membrane subunit: MAIELMRCARRPRGVLGALRIIVAATVFSWLIQGCAVGPDFKKPEMSLPQGWIEASPLAIGAASWEKGQKELARWWEIFQDPLLSSLVERAVESNLDLKVAETRIAQARALRAAAAGSLGPKVAGSVDFRRTRTPVTVPTGPGGGGRTEGLISDHYEAGFDAAWELDLFGGIRRGLEAAGAEVQVAIENRRDVLVSLAAEVARQYWELRAVQERITVAAKNLEAQLHTAQITKKRFEAGFAGALDVANARAQAATTEAQIPVLKASERQRIYALSLLLGQEPGALLEELSQPGGLPQDPPQAPLGVPSELLRRRPDIRRAEAELHAATARVGVAVAELFPKFTITGSVSFQASDAANWFSWVNRIWSFGPGLSWRLLETGRVRAEIAQREAIQEQTLISYRQTVLQALKEVEDALVAAAREQEHRRAIEEAVEANRKAVDLALKLYVEGQTDFLNVLQAQRALYGSEDELIQSVRNSCVQLVALYKALGGGWGEEEPIEPFKSN
- a CDS encoding nitroreductase family protein, whose product is MILVDKQKCKQDKICVAECPMGIIRMEQAQEGYPAMVPGGEKVCLVCGHCVAVCPHGAMTHELVPLEECPPWRQQLALDLDRAIQFLRSRRSVRVFKDKEVEKQKIEKLLEIAAHAPTGGNTQSVQWTVFTDREKIRELASITVDWIRKLVEGGPKPGVPAYMPLIVAGWDAGKDTVLRGAPVVLIASCPQENPNGMVDLTLALSYLELAALPMGLGTCWAGLMQRALMFWEPLKEAVALPKGHTNHYPMMLGYPKFRYHRLPKRKPPVVNWR
- a CDS encoding ABC transporter permease, which gives rise to MTIYRTVKTALRSLRRNPMRALLTTLGIVIGVGAVIAMMEIGVGSSSAIKRTIASMGANVLLIFPGTAASGGVSFGAGSVVTLTAEDAEAILRDCPAVRNVAPVVRARTQVVYGNRNWVPAVMYGTTPAFLDVREWTELAEGEPFTERDVLNGSKVCLLGQTLVRELFGGESPVGKEIRVKNVSFRVVGVLSSKGANMMGMDQDDILLAPWTTIKYRVTGSSLQSANQSTSSTTGSTMSRLYPSSGVQLYPERSEAQAAAQPMPVRFANIDQILVAAKSAEEIPSAIEQVQALLRERHRIRPGEPDDFNIRDMTEVTRTFASTTSLMTNLLLWVAMISLVVGGVGIMNIMLVSVTERTREIGLRMAVGARARDVLQQFLVEAVVLCLAGGALGILAGQGGSYLVWLTLRWPVESSPEAVAAAVAVSASVGIVFGFYPAWKASRLDPIEALRYE